Within Salvia splendens isolate huo1 chromosome 21, SspV2, whole genome shotgun sequence, the genomic segment GCTTCCATGAACCAGAATAAGGCTCCTTCTCAAACGAGTTTCTCTTCCATTAATGTAAATCTCttttataattttcaaattGCTGGGATTTCCCCCCTTTTCTGGCGCTGCTGTTGCTTAAATTAACGATATTTCTGTTTATACAGAGCAAGTGTAGTAGCATCGATGAGGTTTCCATAGATAAGAAAAGAAGCACAAAAATGGCAACACGAACTcgaactcaaactcaaactcaaactcgtCGAGCATTTTCAATTGTAAATGGGGGCCAAGATCTACCCCCAATTCCAAGCAATTCTGGTTCTGATTGTGGTGCAGTTGAGTTCAGCAGAGATGATGTGGAGGCATTACTCAATGAGAAGTTGAAGAAAAATTTGAATTACAGAGTATGTTGCAGTGGATATTTCAATTATTAGTTCTATCATAGTACAAAAGTTTCATGCTTGAATTGTGTTGCAGGAGAAGAATGACAAAATGATTGATTTCATTAAAAGACTCAAGCAATGCATCAAATGGTTTATGCAGCTTGAAGCAAACTGTGTTGAAGAGcaggaaaaaatcaaaaaactgTTGGAATTGGCGGAAAAAAATTGCGATGATACAGGTATGCTGGTTCGTCGTCTCATCAACAACGGTCTTTGTTTACTTGTTAACATTCTTGTGGCTCTCCCCAGAGTTGATGATGAAGGCCAGGGAAGATGAATTGAACTCTATTATTATGGAACTGAGGAAAAATTTGGAGGCATTGCAGTCAAAGTTTGCAAAGGAGGAAGTTGATAAATTGGTACGAGGCTGACATGCATCGAAAGTAGTTTCATGTTAGTGTTTTTTGGCTTGTTGTAAACTGAACTTATAAATGAATCTACTAGGAAGCATTGGATTCTTTGGCTAGAGAAAGAGACTCGAGAGTTGCTGCAGAGAAATTACAAGCTTCTCTTTCAGAAGATCTCAGACAAAGCCAACTAGATAACGCTAGTGCCAACCAGAAGGTAAGTGGCGAATGCTTGTAATTTGAAGTAAACGTATTTTGTCTCAGTGCAACACCGAGAATTGTCTGCCTTCTGTAGGTTCAGTCACTTAATGATACATATAGGCGGTTACAAGAGTTCAACACGAGCTTGCATCAGTGGAACAGTAGGCTTCAATCAGATCTTGAAACGACAAACACAATGCTCAAGCGTGTTCAGGAAGAAAAGGCAGCCATTGTGGAAAACCTTAGCTCTCTGAGGGGCCATTATACTTCTCTGCAAGAGCAGCTTAGTTTGTCACGAGTAAGGTTTTTTTGggtttattttttctttcataaGATCTGTTCTTTTCATTTGGCATGAAATGTTAGGTAATTATTCATGTTCCTAATATATGTATAGGTCAAAGAAGTGGAGCTCAGTTACTTTAAGGATATGCCAGTTACGATTAGATCTGTTTATTAGGCTAGTTGAACATTGGTCTGAagcattttatttcataatagCCAGTGGGTGGCTTTTGGTGTTCACCAAATGACATCACTTTCACAACAATGAGGGATCGGTTTCTTCTGATATACGACTGCCATCtctatatattaaaaattcGAAACCTGCAATATGTGATTTACATATGCTGATTGGTCTGTCCCAGTAGGTTATTTTTTGTTGtgctttaataatttttattacaataattttttCGCTAATTTTCACATGGTTTTTACATAGTTCCATATGTACATGTTAGACTAGTTCTAGTTTGTTTCCTTCAGTCTTACCTGAGATTGCCAAATGCACGATAGTCGTGTAGAATTGAAAATGACTTATTTCATACTTGATTGTCAAAGGCATCCCAAGATGAGGCAATCAAGCAGAAAGAAGCACTAGGCTGCGAAGTTTCATGCTTGAGAGGCGATCTCCAACAAGTGAGGGAGGACCGCGATAGACATTTGTCACAAGTTCAAGGGTTACAATCTGAAGTTTCAAATTTCAAGGAATGTACTGAAAAGTACACAGCAGATTTGGAGACTCAGAGCACTAAAACAATGGAACTGGAGGTTTGCTTTTCAATTGATGGTTTGTGGCGAAGGCTTGATATGTTTTGATTAATGGATATATTTATTTGTTGCAGTCAACATGCTTTGTTCAAAGTGAGCAAATAAGGAGATTACATGAACAGCTTGCTTCTGCCCAACAGAAATTGCAGGTTGTTCATATGGCCTAAATTTAATGCAATTTATTTAACAGAAAttcgtttgttttgtttaattttcccATTTTCTTTATTCCTTTCTAGCTTTCCGATCTATCAGCTATGGAAACGAGATCTGAATTTGAGGAGAATCAGGCATACATTCTTGAGTTGAAAAGTCGTCTAGCTGATGCAGACTTGAAGATTGTAGAAGGGGAAAAAGTTCGCAAGAAATTGCATAACACTATTCTGGTACTTTGTTATACAAAaactatttgattttatataacTACCCTCTCCTATTGTTAGAAATTTAagttattttcttatttatttttttgatatcTTAGTCTGGTTAGAATCCTTGTTAATACAGGAGTTGAAAGGGAATATTCGTGTATTCTGTAGAGTGAGACCCTTGCTTTCCGATGATGGGGTTGGAAATGATGTAAAAGTTGTTTCATTCCCAACATCAATGGAAGCACAAGGTCGAGGCATTGATTTGAGCCAAAATGGTATGTCCATTCCCTATATCTTGTTTAATAGTAGTATGTATTATTAGGTGGTGacgtggtgttcggtttccctGATAatataataccaagatataatctaggattgagttgtgggattattttagtcatacggggttagttatgactaattatcccatgattgtccatctaggattgagctgtgggattgaatctcacgaaccaaacacactacatatttaatcacgagatacaatcttgcaaaccgaagaCCCCTTTAGTATATTAATAGTTCTCATGTCAATAATCTCCTCTCAGTTTTCTACCTTTTGTTTTCCTGCAAGGGCAAAAGCATTCTTTCACTTTTGACAAAGTATTTGTGCCTGATAACTCACAAGAAGATGTCTTTGTGGAGATATCACAGCTTGTTCAAAGTGCGCTTGATGGATATAAGGTATAGTACCTTCTGTACTGAACCGAAGAACCATTTCATTGTAAATTTAGAGATACCTAATATTATTACTAGAGTTATGGCTGATCACTGATAAGAAAACTCTGCAAAACTTATTAGTAAGTTTGAGCAGTCACTTATTTACTTGCCAAATTTGGATAGTTTTTAGTAGGACTTTGGTATCATCAAAAGGAACTGTACTCATGTTATGTTACAGAACTTCATTTGCCTATGATGGAAGTTGCACATTGGTGCTAATTCACAAACTATATTAATTTGATTGCATTTCATATCAGGTCTGCATATTTGCCTATGGGCAAACAGGCTCTGGTAAGACATATACGATGATGGGTAAGCCAGGCCTACTAGATCAGAAAGGTTTAATTCCACGATCACTAGAGCAAGTATTTCAAACAAAACAAATGCTTGAAGCACAAGGATGGAAGTATGAGATGCAGGTGCGGATGAAATTGTGGTCCTTTCGTTTACACCTTTTCAAAGAATATACATTTATATTTTGTCTAAAATTGTTTACATGTATAGGTGTCAATGCTTGAAATATACAATGAAGCAATACGTGACCTGTTATCAACAAACAAATCAACCTTTGATGCATCACGAGTAGAAAATTCTGCAAAGCAATATGCCATCAAGCACGATGCAAATGGCAACACCTTTGTCTCTGATCTTACCATTCTTGATGTCCGCAGTAGCAGAGAAGTTTCCTATCTCCTAGAACGGGCGGCACAGAGCAGGTATGAAAAAATGCATGTTTAATTTGACCTTATTTTTCTTGGTTTGCCTTTTGGAGAAAGACTATGTAAAGCATTATTTATCTTTTGTGCTTACTTTCTGAACTTATTTCCGTAGGTCTGTTGGCAAGACCCAAATGAATGAACAATCTTCAAGGAGCCATTTTGTCTTTACACTAAGAATAGTTGGTGTTAATGAGGTATTATTACTATTTGCTCCACAGTACGCAGTGTGCTCCTCTTTCGGAACTCTGTCGCATTGTTTCCAACTTACTGAGACTTATTAATGTTGTATAATAGAGCACTGACCAGCAAGTCCAAGGTGTGCTGAATCTAATTGATCTTGCTGGTAGTGAGCGTCTTTCCAAGAGTGGTTCGACTGGGGATCGGCTTAAAGAAACTCAGGTATCGAAGCACTCGCCTTGAGTTGTTCCTTGCAAAATTCCTGAACTATCTGACTTATTATCTATCAACAATCGATCAGGCCATCAATAAAAGTTTATCGTCACTAAGTGATGTCATTTTTGCCTTGGCAAAGAAAGAGGAGCACGTGCCGTTTAGGAACTCAAAACTCACTTATCTTCTCCAGGTAATTCTTTAGCTTTCCTTGCAGTGAGAAGTTATGTCATTGACTATGTTAGAAATGCTAAGATTGGGAATTTTTGTTTCTGTTCATATAAACACACAGCCTTGCTTAGGTGGAGATTCAAAGACTTTGATGTTTGTGAATGTTTCACCGGATCCTGCATCCGTGGGCGAATCACTATGTTCGCTACGGTTTGCTGCAAGGGTGAATGCTTGCGAGATTGGCATCCCAAGACGTCAAACCAATCTAAGATCTACCGATTCTCGATTGAGCATTGGTTGATTTGATGCTTATGGGGGTGGGGGGGTTACACTATAGTGTAGATTTAGGAAAGTGTGTTTACACTGTGTTCTTGGCATTTGACAACAAATGACAGAAAACTAACTACATTTACATGTAATATGTACAGTTGAAGAGATTGGGTATGCATCAGATGTAGAGATATACACGGGGCTTCTGCCTTTCTATTATTCATTTGTATGTAGTCAAGATTTTTGTATGATGCAATTTTTGATCTTCACAATTGTAATAAGGGTAAAAGCTAGTTAATTTGAATTTCCAGAACCTGATAGTGACAGAGCAATCAAAAGTTGAAATTCAGCAATTATAGTCATAAAATATTTGGACAAGCTGAGGTAAACATGCATCTAAAGTGAGTTGAAAACAACGAGAGATTCCacagaaaataaatttaagGTTAATATGCTCTAATTAGATAATGACTTGAAAGCACACGTCATTTTTTGACTCTTAAAAAAGGCATTAAAAAGGCAGAGAAATAGTGCAATTATAGCCGTAGAAAGTGGGGGATAAAAATAAGTACTAGTGTTATGACTAAGCATTTACAAGTGGATGCTTTCGTCCAACTTCTTGTTATAGCCTCTCCTTCCTCAATTGCACTGTGGGTAGTGCTACCTAtatctttctctttttttttttctttgttcgtCTCCAATTCTTCAATAATCTACACCACCATTCCCACCTTTGTCATAATACAAAATTAAAGCAGCCTTTAATCTATTTTTGCTTGTGCTAGTGCCCCacaaattgtttgaatttttgttGGAAATTTTAACTCTTTATtagcaaataaaacaaaatgaatATAACAATTTATCATGTCAGTGAACAATAAAACTGAAACTACTCTAATTTTCATGGATCATTCCTCTTATTACTTTTGGTTTTAGAATATAGCCCTATGAATTTCTATCATGATATCAGAGCAGGTCACCGATTATGAGTCAAATGTAACTGACCCGACCCAACAGTATATCTGGACTGAAACTAAAAAATGATAGACCCAACAGTATATCTAAGCTTTAAATTAAGTACAGTTCAATAGAGATTTCGTCCAATTCAATcaggaaaaaaaaatccaagATCCATCTTTAGTGTAACAATATCTCATATTCCTTCCATTCCAAGAtaattgagtcgtattccattttgaGTTGTCTCAAGATAGTTTAGTCGTTTCCTGTTTAGGCAAAAACTTTATCTTCTCTTATACTTTAATCTCTCTTCCTCTCAATTGCTTTATCTTCTCTCTtgttttattctctccactttaacttttAACACATCAAATCTCGTGCCAAACGAAATGACTTAATTATCTCGAGATAGAAGGAGTATTACTGTAAAGATATAATTGAAACAACCGTATAATCTCATGGACCACTAATTCTATCACATGGACCACTAATTCTATCACCAAATAACTTTAGGATAGAGGTATATATATTTCTAGCTGAAAGTTCTTATCATGCTATAGTTGCACATCTATTGATTTACCATTGAAAGTTAATGAAAAGTAGttgaattcaaaatttatataaatgaaaatCAATAGACATAATCTTACATAGTTACATTATATTAGATGACTATAAAGATACTTAAACTTTCAAATAGAAAAAACTAATCATTTTAGAACAAAAAAATTCAACGAGGGGAAAGAGACTAAGATTgatgatgatttagcgaattttttatgggaataaatgcaagtaataaatgaagatcacaacactgaaaattacgtggttcgatttactgaggtaaatctacgtccacgggaagaatagagggcaaatttgtattgcttgatctagcttacagattacaatactgatttgctatatgagattcaggatctagagaacttaaccctggtctatctgatctaagttctatttatacattcgaactaagatcgtggtttgcagccctggtaggggggttgataactgcttaataccactaaatagatcgtgggtgtaatggaggtcgtggagatcctgcatgggtccactatctccttgttcggtcgaatactgagaccgaactgctgaactttgccgatcagcttttgccgatctgagagttgagctcgattggtcggcttttaccgagctataggctgtgaccgaactctttggttgtgccgaactgatactctttcttgggttttgggctaatgggccgtcactgctattgggctcgcaattattgtttagttgtttagttcgtatcccatcaccaccccccccccgaaaagcgaagtgaatcacttcggcattttggataagtgtaagggggaggctgacgtcaggggacgtgctctgcacgtgtctgcattaaatgtgacagcaaatccggccagagaatccagaaaaagtgggatttgaaacggtgcgacgaatttgaaacgcctctgcgaatctgataaatatttcctttcttcatcattggaaaacttttgcgattatttcttctgcattctctctctttttcgtaaaattttcttccgcttcttcaagaatttcttcagagactttcgaccatcaaagagtaagaatcatgtcttcttcttctgaaactgtttctgaatcaggtagtggtaggaaggggggtaagggatcttctggccggaaaaagtccggggagaagacggtagaatattttcacagcattttgagtaaggatactgtgatatccttacacagaaaatattttcttcctggggggttagtggtgattcccgacgacactcatagggctaactcgccgccggagggttatgccaccgtttacgaagcctgcttagaatgcgggcttcgtttccctcttccccccgcctttgtagagcttcttgattttttccaacttcctttaggtcaggtgactccaaattcttggaggcacttatcggcctttgctgccgagctgcgtagactagaaaaggatctgtctctgagggcaatccttaatttctttcagtttaagagaaaaggatcctggttttacttgatccctttacagccctttagagccttctgtaaaaccaaatggccgatgtggaaaaatcgcttcttttttttacaataggacagcggctccggacttttcctggagagggccgaagtccgtaattcctcatcctcgggtagaaccgttggacgagctcgagggcgggctcaataagattcccatgattaggaaacagtatttggaatctgagctcgtcaagggtgacttcgtgttcgactcctcgtcttcggacgaagagactgagggtgaggatttcttttttatgctttactgctttagcggcgaaaactaactttgttttcttgctttttggcagtgaacatgctaagcaagcttggtcgcaaatcctccgaatcaaaggagccggagaaacagaaaaccaccagctcggcgtctgatgccgagaaggatccgaagaggcagaagacctcttcgagtcagtcttcggatccaaaaaagccgggatcgacctcggcaagggggaaggcgaagactcagaaacccccaaaagcgccagagagagacattgtccaggggggttatggatcaggagtggttacggccacttcggaacatatctctgagccctttttatggccaaaggactttgtagaggtgaattttcttcttggttttctggctttgcttctttcctattttttttgtggcccctctattgactttttcctttttccattttcagaggaacaatatgctctgcaaactagtcacagttgaactctctaaagcgtccagcgattatgatgagatgcagaggaatttgaatgctgctcgtcaccaggccgaacaggctcgggcagactttgagagggcaagggccgctatgatctcggctcaggatgaagcccagcgtgccaaagaccagctcatcatccagagagagcggtcgaaacagagggaggcggctgccgtggttgctcagggggaggctctccgtgtttacacggagaaactctttttgagcaatcaattttcggcccttatcggtgatctgctgaaattgatgaccgataatgttgagcaggaacccgaagtcgtcttgccgctgtatggccgagagattgcagcgcgtctctagagtctgccgctccttgaggagcttgcgtcttcatcggtcctgctttctgctgaacgagtccgtaattgccgtgctgaccgtgatgagaacatggaggccatctttgcctccttggggcctgtttcacccgcttcaattttcaaagaagagggtgagcaggaaaatgaggccggcaaggagaccgagcagaaggatcagcagaccggcgacgggcacgccgagcaagaggtgcagcagatcggcgatgggggcgccgagcaggagggagggaggagggaggccgaggctgagaccgaggtcgacaaggagaaagaagctgaaacccacagggaagccggagacgaaactggcggagtatgatttcgtctcccttctcttagtttagtttctttctttctatttgtaaaatggccttgaagccctccttgtgtaaattttttcttgtgaatgaaaaaaattcttctttctacactcgtgtcttccttatagcttttcttaatctcttttactcctattgtggtttactgcctgctcggtaaactgaaatgccgaactgacatagctgcttcgtattcttaactctaaggagctggaggtacttcactggaagcggctatactctttggctttaaatgaagctgagaaaaaagctatagatgaccagatgaagtatgatgaactcttggctcgtttagtggagctggagtccaacaataaggacttagagtccataaagaaagatctggaggccgagctgaatactgtcatcgctgagaggactgcatatgaagatttcatctgcgggcgcgggggaatgactatatctgaagttcagaatcaagttgatgaactgtgggagaagcttcatgtactccggaagaacaatgtgctggagagctcggcttgccaacaagttgtgaaatcattgcggcacttggcttctctgtacgacatcattctttcccggcgtccctcaatcgagagattccttagccgtttcccgctaacagatgctcacactccaactcaaacctctaatccacttactcaaaattctactccaaatcagcaacggactcaggagcaaccggaaacgtcaggacaagaacgccctgaagttcgtagaggagttgtgaatatgagtgagcaagatcagcgaatgcttcgtgaagagactcttcgccgccgaggtgctagaacttcccggactcagggaagaggcggtaggtcgatcagagcatctcgtccacctacttattcttcaactgctcggaacgcccgaactcagcatcatgaggatttttcggataggtggctcaactttagcaatcgtagacagtagaatagtcctttgtaatggtgtaacgcattctcgtagggcagcggaattgtatgcccaacaagacttagtaaatgaaattttttcatttcgcttctatcactgcgtatttacagttcagcgattttttatttcatttattgtactcgtcctcggtcttatgaagtaaactcttctttgaccggacttagttagtgtccttatttggcgagttttatcgcttggattggactttccctagttaaccggagtggttttcggcttattgcagttcgtttcagacgaattgcttgtttcttaagctgaattgtggagtcttgtatcttccttagaagcttggactcacaattgtctttaatacatgatctaaaaaaatgggatcagcctttaaggaacaatatacctcagtaacatttataagagacaaaacgcacatagagagacaaataaaaaggacgaaaaagattttaatcttttaaaaaacgacaagtataaagaacaataaaaatatgaaagcacataaccctaggaccgaactagacacaagactgaccggaccttgtctcttacaaatagaacttcttgaggttggaaatatgccatgttcggggtacttgttctcctgacatgtgagttaatttataagacccttttcccaggacttctgacacccgatacggaccttcccatgtgggttcaagtttgcccagcttttctgctcggcttacttcattgtttcttaatacgagatctcccacttgaaactgcagctttttcaccctttggttataataccgggttacttgctccttgtacttggcttcttttatgaaggccaattctcttctttcttcggcaagatctagttcggctctcagtccgtcgtcattcagttctgttgagaaattaagggttcgggggctgggtatgccgatctcaaccggaattacggcttcagtgccgtacactagactgtacggagtttcaccgttggaggtttttggtgtagttcggtaagaccataggacttgaggaagattttctacccattgtcctttggcttgttctaaccgagtttttaatcctttcaccaaagtacggtttgttacttccgtttgtccgtttgcttgtgggtgagagactgaagtgaaccgctgttgaatattcaactcttggcaccaattcttgaatgttttgtcagtaaactgagtcccattatctgaaatgaggatatggggtatgccaaatcggcaaactatgttcttccagacaaaatctaatgcctttgagcttgttatcgtagctaatggttcagcctccacccactttgtgaagtaatccacggcaacgatcaagaatttcatttgccggggagcttgtggtagtggtcctactatgtctatgccccattgcataaaaggccaagggctttgcatagcacatagatcagtctgcggcgtccttgggatatttgcatggatttggcatttcgtacatttcttaactagctgtactgcttcttgtaccaaagttggccaataatatccccatctcagaacttttttagctaatgctctagctccgatgtggctaccgcaagatccttcatgaacttctctaaggatgtaatccgtctcttctggtcctacacatcgcaataacggttgaaggtaggactttctatataggactccttcatgaagttcataccgacgtgctcggcatgtgattttccttgcttctctcttatcctcgggcagttgtccttgatctagatactttaatattggcgtcatccagtttggtgaactggttactgagtgtacttcagcttcatcaatgcttctgtgcggtaattcctccacctttgagctcggatatgaggccaacttacttaaagtatctgctcggctatttcccgctctgggaatgcggattatccgaaaataagagaaatttcggctaatactttgcgctttgtccaagtattttttcatcctttcaccacgggcttcacttgtacccagcatgtgattcactatgacttgtgaatc encodes:
- the LOC121785160 gene encoding kinesin-like protein KIN-14N, with translation MASMNQNKAPSQTSFSSINSKCSSIDEVSIDKKRSTKMATRTRTQTQTQTRRAFSIVNGGQDLPPIPSNSGSDCGAVEFSRDDVEALLNEKLKKNLNYREKNDKMIDFIKRLKQCIKWFMQLEANCVEEQEKIKKLLELAEKNCDDTELMMKAREDELNSIIMELRKNLEALQSKFAKEEVDKLEALDSLARERDSRVAAEKLQASLSEDLRQSQLDNASANQKVQSLNDTYRRLQEFNTSLHQWNSRLQSDLETTNTMLKRVQEEKAAIVENLSSLRGHYTSLQEQLSLSRASQDEAIKQKEALGCEVSCLRGDLQQVREDRDRHLSQVQGLQSEVSNFKECTEKYTADLETQSTKTMELESTCFVQSEQIRRLHEQLASAQQKLQLSDLSAMETRSEFEENQAYILELKSRLADADLKIVEGEKVRKKLHNTILELKGNIRVFCRVRPLLSDDGVGNDVKVVSFPTSMEAQGRGIDLSQNGQKHSFTFDKVFVPDNSQEDVFVEISQLVQSALDGYKVCIFAYGQTGSGKTYTMMGKPGLLDQKGLIPRSLEQVFQTKQMLEAQGWKYEMQVSMLEIYNEAIRDLLSTNKSTFDASRVENSAKQYAIKHDANGNTFVSDLTILDVRSSREVSYLLERAAQSRSVGKTQMNEQSSRSHFVFTLRIVGVNESTDQQVQGVLNLIDLAGSERLSKSGSTGDRLKETQAINKSLSSLSDVIFALAKKEEHVPFRNSKLTYLLQPCLGGDSKTLMFVNVSPDPASVGESLCSLRFAARVNACEIGIPRRQTNLRSTDSRLSIG